Part of the Pyrobaculum calidifontis JCM 11548 genome, TGGAGAGGTCGAAGGGCTTTAGGTAGTACTCGCGCCAGCGGCCAGTGGCGATGTCCTCGCTCGTCAACGCGGTCTTAACCTCAGCCGGCTTTACTGAGTCAAGCGGCGCCGCCGCTTTTACGTATATCAGGGTCTTCTCCACCTTCTTCACGAGCTTTCGGCGTAGAAATTCTTGGAGGAGGTCGGGCGGCGCCGAATCCAACTGGGCGAGAGCCCTCTGCTTTTCTTCAATTGAGGCAAGTACTCTCTCATAGACGTCTCTGCTCAACTCAATGACGCCGCCCCTGGGCTTGACGCCGAGCTTTGCCAAATTGGCTAGGGCTAGGGGGGCCTCTGGGTGTTTAAGTTCTATTACGCATCGCGCCTCGTCGCAGACGGCCGCCTTGAGGAGTTTGTACTCTGGGAGACCCTCTCTAACTCTGAGCGCACCCTCCTCTGTGAGCTCGTAGGCGACTGCGTAACGTTTATCTACTTGGAGCACCCCCTTGGCCCTTCCCTCCTCTACATATCTCATCAAGCTCTCCTGCGTCACGCCGAGTTCGCGGGCTATTTCATCTAGTGGCCGCCACTCCTGCGCCCTTTTTACAATTTCATACAGCGGGGGAGGTAAAACGAGCATGTGGTCTGAAAAATGTGGGTTTATGTATTGAACTAGCGGCCCTTGAGGAGGGGCAGTGGGGGTTCCTCCTCTTTCTCCTCCTCTCTGGCCGCCTTTGTCTTAAACACCTCTTTATACAGGAGGTCGCGCAGCGCCGCTCTAATCGCCTCGCTCCTATTGGGGAATATGCCGCGTCTCACCAGCTCGTCAAGCTCCTCGAGCATTTTCTTTGGCACGTGGACGGATATGAGCGTCATTCTGTCCTGGCTCTTGCTCCTCGGCATGTAGACTATTTTCCCCGCGTTAATAAAGGTCATTCCCCGATAATACCCCCGTACTATGCGCTTATCTTAAGCTTGGCCGAGGCAATTGCTTTCAAAAGCTGTTCCAACACGGCGTAGCGCGGCAGTGTGGCAAGCCGCCTCGCGAGTTTTTTCAACTTCTCCAAGTCCTCCTCCGATAGCGGCCTTAGACGGCCCTCCTTGTCGTAGGAGAGCCATCTCCCACGCTCATATATGTAGCCCATGTCGCCCATGTAGATCTCGGCGTAGAGCCCCCTGCCCCTGCTCTCTGCAAAAACAACCACGTCGTCCACCTCCAATTCCATGTAGGTGTTCTTTAGGGTAAGCCTTATGAAGGGGGCCCTAAGTCTCACGACCCAGTGTTGATACTCCTATATAAAAATAACCGTCAAGCAGCCTCCGGCTGCCCCACTCCAACGGTGTTCCCCACCCCCACCAACAACACGGACTCCCCCACGCCCACGTTGTTGACTATAAATTCGAGGACTCTCTTAGTGGTCAACTGAACCGCGTTGTATATTTCACT contains:
- a CDS encoding ribbon-helix-helix domain-containing protein; protein product: MPRSKSQDRMTLISVHVPKKMLEELDELVRRGIFPNRSEAIRAALRDLLYKEVFKTKAAREEEKEEEPPLPLLKGR